A genomic segment from Stappia indica encodes:
- a CDS encoding DUF2155 domain-containing protein, with product MKLAAELRSFLPGVAGAAMVLLTGLSPALAEKIENPVAVFSGLDKITGRIISFDVYIGETVQFGALQVTPRQCNTRPETEAPQTTAFVEVDEITLNNEVRRIFTGWMFAASPGLHAVEHAVYDVWLTDCKQSSSVAPPPNYSGPPISAEAAAGEDPLAGTKPELGPDQVLPRLKPPM from the coding sequence ATGAAGCTGGCTGCGGAGTTGCGGAGCTTCCTGCCCGGTGTGGCGGGCGCGGCGATGGTGCTGTTGACGGGCCTGTCGCCGGCCCTTGCCGAAAAGATCGAGAACCCGGTCGCCGTGTTCTCGGGTCTCGACAAGATCACCGGCCGCATCATCAGCTTCGACGTCTATATCGGCGAGACGGTGCAGTTCGGCGCGCTGCAGGTGACGCCGCGCCAGTGCAACACCCGCCCCGAGACCGAGGCGCCGCAGACCACCGCCTTCGTCGAGGTGGACGAGATCACGCTGAACAACGAGGTGCGGCGGATCTTCACCGGGTGGATGTTCGCGGCGAGCCCCGGCCTGCACGCGGTCGAACACGCCGTCTACGACGTGTGGCTGACCGACTGCAAGCAGTCCTCCAGCGTTGCCCCGCCGCCCAACTACAGCGGCCCGCCGATCTCGGCGGAAGCGGCCGCCGGCGAGGATCCGCTGGCCGGCACCAAGCCGGAGCTCGGCCCCGACCAGGTTCTCCCGCGGCTCAAGCCGCCGATGTAA
- a CDS encoding alpha/beta hydrolase family protein — protein sequence MRKPARTGRRLIAVAILVVLGLAAVALALPGLSDFDLDARDQRELPFTAGGATLSGTLLLPDGAGEHPDAVALLVHGDGPQDRWSNGGYLPLVNALLDRGIAVYSWDKPGIGASTGDWLDQSMQDRTEEARAAWAAVAQALPQARGRIGFLGFSQAGWVLPALAAHDGPRPTFFVLVGGAVSWQRQGDYFTTRRLEAEGRTPEEIAQQLIEAERSEEEMFSALAAGTLPEVDAARQMGTSVERLAFIRRNRHADASDAIAQVDTPFLAVWGEEDLNVDPQANAGDYRQLLPPSPHHRVEVLPDATHGLLRAGLFGYQLADEMPWYAKGAFLLLGREAYAEGAIPLVGDWIVKTVQGAN from the coding sequence ATGCGCAAACCAGCAAGGACAGGCCGCAGGCTCATCGCGGTCGCGATTCTCGTTGTTCTCGGCCTTGCGGCCGTGGCCCTCGCCCTGCCCGGCCTTTCCGACTTCGATCTGGACGCGCGCGACCAGCGCGAGCTGCCGTTCACGGCGGGCGGCGCAACGCTGTCCGGAACCCTGCTCCTGCCGGACGGGGCTGGAGAACACCCCGACGCCGTGGCCCTGCTGGTGCACGGCGACGGACCGCAGGACCGCTGGTCGAACGGCGGCTATCTCCCGCTCGTCAACGCACTGCTCGATCGTGGCATCGCCGTCTACTCCTGGGACAAGCCGGGGATCGGCGCCAGCACCGGCGACTGGCTGGACCAGTCGATGCAGGACCGCACCGAGGAAGCCCGTGCCGCCTGGGCGGCCGTTGCACAGGCCCTGCCGCAAGCGCGCGGGCGCATCGGCTTTCTCGGATTCTCGCAAGCGGGTTGGGTGCTGCCGGCGCTTGCCGCCCACGACGGCCCCAGGCCGACCTTCTTCGTGCTGGTGGGCGGGGCGGTCAGCTGGCAGCGGCAGGGCGACTATTTCACCACGCGCCGGCTGGAGGCCGAAGGCCGCACGCCGGAAGAGATCGCGCAGCAGCTGATCGAGGCCGAACGAAGCGAGGAGGAGATGTTCTCCGCTCTCGCCGCCGGCACGCTGCCCGAGGTGGACGCGGCCCGGCAGATGGGGACGTCGGTGGAGCGTCTCGCCTTCATCCGGCGCAACCGCCATGCGGACGCCAGCGACGCCATCGCGCAAGTGGATACGCCGTTCCTGGCCGTGTGGGGAGAAGAAGATCTGAATGTCGATCCGCAGGCGAATGCGGGCGACTATCGGCAGCTGCTCCCGCCCTCCCCGCACCATCGCGTCGAGGTGCTGCCGGACGCAACGCACGGGCTGCTGCGGGCGGGCCTGTTCGGCTACCAGCTCGCCGACGAGATGCCCTGGTATGCAAAGGGCGCCTTCCTGCTGCTCGGCCGCGAGGCCTACGCGGAAGGCGCCATTCCGCTTGTCGGGGACTGGATCGTGAAGACGGTGCAAGGCGCAAACTGA